Proteins encoded in a region of the Paenibacillus sp. W2I17 genome:
- the guaA gene encoding glutamine-hydrolyzing GMP synthase — MNKPNEIVVVLDFGGQYNQLIARRIRDLGVYSELLPYNTPAEKIAEMSPRGIIFSGGPSSVYAENAPHVDPAIYDLGLPIFGICYGMQLMAQQLEGKVERSEKREYGKADIEFASGAALAQGIDGEHTVWMSHGDHVVTLPPGFKLDAGTESAPIAAMSNDERKLYAVQFHPEVRHSVRGNDMIRNFLFEICGCEGNWSMETFIEDTIKDIREKVGDGKVLCALSGGVDSSVVAALLHKAIGDQLTCMFIDHGLLRKGEAESVMETFVGKFDMKVVKIDAQERFLSKLAGVDDPEQKRKIIGNEFIYVFDEESKQFDDFEFLAQGTLYTDIVESGTATAQTIKSHHNVGGLPEDMNFKLIEPLSALFKDEVRKVGEECGLPEAIVWRQPFPGPGLAIRVLGEVTEDKLKIVRDSDYILREEIIKAGLDREIWQYFTALPNMKSVGVMGDARTYSYTVGIRAVTSIDGMTADWARIPWDVLEKISVRIVNEVDNVNRIVYDVTSKPPATIEWE, encoded by the coding sequence ATGAATAAACCAAATGAAATAGTGGTTGTCCTTGACTTTGGGGGCCAATACAACCAGTTAATCGCCAGAAGAATTCGGGATCTCGGCGTATACAGCGAGCTTTTGCCGTATAACACACCGGCAGAGAAGATCGCAGAAATGTCACCACGAGGAATCATTTTCTCTGGCGGACCATCCAGTGTGTATGCAGAAAATGCACCACATGTGGACCCGGCTATCTATGATCTTGGACTTCCCATCTTCGGAATCTGTTACGGGATGCAACTTATGGCCCAGCAGCTTGAAGGTAAAGTAGAACGTTCCGAGAAGCGTGAGTACGGTAAAGCCGACATCGAGTTCGCATCTGGTGCTGCTCTCGCACAAGGTATTGACGGTGAGCACACAGTATGGATGAGTCACGGTGACCACGTGGTTACACTTCCTCCGGGTTTCAAACTGGATGCAGGCACGGAAAGTGCGCCAATCGCTGCAATGAGTAACGACGAGCGCAAATTGTATGCTGTTCAGTTCCACCCGGAAGTACGTCACTCTGTTCGTGGTAACGATATGATTCGTAACTTCCTGTTCGAAATCTGTGGTTGCGAAGGCAACTGGAGCATGGAGACATTCATTGAAGATACGATCAAAGATATTCGTGAAAAAGTGGGCGACGGTAAAGTTCTGTGTGCACTGAGCGGTGGCGTGGATTCTTCTGTTGTTGCTGCACTGCTACACAAAGCCATTGGCGACCAACTGACATGTATGTTTATCGACCATGGTCTGCTGCGCAAAGGCGAAGCAGAAAGTGTAATGGAGACGTTTGTCGGCAAATTTGACATGAAGGTTGTTAAAATTGATGCACAGGAACGCTTCCTATCCAAACTGGCAGGCGTGGATGATCCGGAACAAAAACGTAAAATCATCGGTAACGAGTTTATTTACGTATTTGATGAAGAATCCAAGCAATTTGATGATTTTGAATTCCTGGCGCAAGGTACACTGTACACAGATATCGTGGAAAGTGGTACAGCAACTGCACAGACCATTAAATCCCACCACAACGTGGGCGGTCTGCCTGAGGACATGAACTTCAAACTGATTGAGCCACTGAGTGCCCTGTTCAAAGACGAAGTGCGTAAAGTCGGCGAAGAATGCGGTCTGCCTGAAGCTATCGTATGGCGTCAGCCTTTCCCAGGTCCGGGTCTCGCGATTCGTGTGCTTGGCGAAGTAACAGAGGACAAGCTCAAAATTGTTCGTGATTCGGATTACATTCTGCGTGAAGAAATTATCAAAGCCGGCCTTGATCGTGAGATCTGGCAATACTTCACAGCCCTGCCGAACATGAAGAGTGTAGGCGTAATGGGTGATGCGCGTACGTATTCCTACACTGTAGGTATTCGTGCCGTAACGTCCATCGACGGTATGACTGCTGACTGGGCACGTATCCCTTGGGATGTGCTGGAGAAAATCTCTGTACGGATCGTTAACGAAGTCGATAACGTAAACCGTATCGTCTATGACGTAACTTCCAAACCACCTGCAACAATCGAGTGGGAATAG
- a CDS encoding dienelactone hydrolase: MRLFEILLFILSVFLLAIPFIFNQRIKRSALLLTSGVGIILLVIHFLVEGYRIQLVFLYGFTTLMFMFSLIKVVRTQKGVWPVSRILRVLGPLFIAIGLIATVCFHYVFPVFDLPAPTGKLKVGTQVFHFVDPNREETFGKSEIGKRELMVQVWYPAEAGTGKYTPFIPNPRILSYMAENYGLPGFTFQHLKYVSSHAYLATEVSSVQASYPLVIANPGFGSSRFLHTSQAENLASHGYIVAVIDHTYNTFATEFPDGQITTSTTSDLFSPEHDYRTERENRDKLGKVLTDDVVFVLDQFELIQSGEIPSQLKGRVDLGHIGVFGHSIGGATAYDASYDRRIKAGIDLDGGLYGLHDKEGLRKPILFMNSESGYEKLKMLIDHRVYTDAELERMGNTREWVDQERKDKKLELDRMRKTVAAGGQVLYIDNAEHLNFTDVQFISPIFKILGITGKIAPDRANFIINSYMLDFFDMYLKEKGGILMNGPNSRFPEVKFITPLL, from the coding sequence GTGAGGCTTTTTGAAATACTGTTGTTCATTTTAAGTGTTTTTTTGTTGGCAATCCCATTTATATTCAATCAACGTATCAAGAGATCTGCCTTGCTCCTGACAAGCGGAGTCGGCATCATTCTTTTAGTGATACATTTTCTTGTTGAAGGATACAGGATTCAGCTTGTATTTTTATACGGATTTACGACCCTGATGTTCATGTTTTCTCTTATAAAAGTTGTTCGAACGCAGAAAGGCGTGTGGCCAGTCTCCCGAATTCTTAGAGTGCTTGGTCCCCTTTTTATTGCAATTGGGCTGATCGCAACAGTCTGTTTCCACTATGTGTTTCCGGTTTTTGACCTTCCAGCACCAACTGGCAAGTTAAAAGTAGGCACACAAGTCTTTCATTTCGTCGATCCAAACCGGGAGGAGACATTCGGGAAATCAGAGATAGGCAAGAGAGAATTAATGGTTCAGGTATGGTATCCGGCTGAAGCTGGCACTGGGAAGTACACTCCATTTATCCCTAATCCCCGAATCTTATCTTATATGGCGGAGAATTATGGCCTCCCCGGGTTTACTTTTCAACATCTGAAGTATGTATCCAGTCATGCTTACTTGGCGACTGAAGTCTCTTCGGTTCAGGCCTCATACCCACTGGTTATTGCAAATCCCGGCTTTGGTTCCTCCAGGTTTCTTCACACGTCACAAGCCGAAAATCTGGCAAGTCACGGATATATCGTGGCAGTGATCGACCACACCTATAATACATTTGCAACCGAGTTTCCGGATGGTCAAATCACGACCAGTACAACCAGCGATTTGTTTTCACCCGAACATGATTACAGAACAGAAAGAGAAAACCGTGACAAGTTGGGAAAAGTGTTAACCGACGATGTGGTGTTTGTACTGGACCAATTCGAACTGATTCAATCTGGGGAAATTCCAAGTCAGCTAAAAGGGAGGGTGGATCTGGGTCATATCGGAGTGTTTGGTCATTCCATTGGAGGAGCGACGGCCTATGATGCTTCTTACGATCGACGAATAAAAGCTGGGATAGACCTTGATGGAGGACTTTATGGTCTGCATGACAAAGAGGGCCTGCGGAAGCCGATTTTGTTCATGAACTCGGAAAGTGGATACGAAAAATTAAAAATGTTGATCGATCACCGAGTCTACACGGACGCTGAACTTGAGCGTATGGGTAATACAAGAGAGTGGGTGGATCAAGAAAGGAAAGACAAAAAGTTGGAGCTTGATCGGATGCGTAAAACAGTTGCCGCAGGGGGACAAGTTCTATATATCGATAATGCGGAGCATTTAAATTTTACAGACGTGCAGTTCATTTCTCCAATTTTCAAAATTCTAGGTATTACAGGGAAGATTGCGCCCGATAGAGCGAATTTCATTATTAATTCCTATATGCTGGATTTCTTTGACATGTACCTGAAAGAAAAGGGCGGAATCTTAATGAACGGACCCAATAGTCGGTTCCCGGAAGTGAAGTTCATAACCCCGCTATTATAA
- a CDS encoding ketoacyl-ACP synthase III: MNHQSKATITAMGTYVPDRILTNADLEKLVETSDEWIVQRTGMRERRIAAEDQFVSDLATKAVEDMIRRYQVSVEDVDMILVATSTPEYAFPSTASRVQANLKIPHTGVLDLNAACAGFTYGLQLADSLVTSGMYRKVLVIGAETLSKITDYTDRTTCVLFGDGAGAFLVERSSGAEGDFMAAISGTHGEGGVHLYKSGLSSEMNGEPLQGEGCLVQNGREIYKWAVRTIPEQLGKLITKAELSPDQIDWFVPHSANMRMIEAVCERGPVPLERTLTSVEYRGNTSAASIPLALQLAVDEGKLKEGQNVALFGFGGGLTYAGLVLKWGVPDKVQE, from the coding sequence ATGAATCATCAATCAAAGGCAACCATCACGGCAATGGGGACGTATGTACCGGATCGAATATTAACGAATGCTGATCTGGAGAAATTGGTCGAGACAAGTGACGAATGGATTGTACAGCGTACAGGTATGAGAGAACGGAGAATTGCAGCTGAAGATCAGTTTGTATCTGACCTGGCTACAAAGGCTGTGGAAGATATGATACGCCGCTACCAAGTAAGTGTAGAAGACGTAGATATGATCCTTGTGGCTACAAGTACACCTGAATATGCTTTCCCAAGTACGGCATCCAGAGTACAGGCTAATCTTAAGATCCCACACACGGGTGTACTGGATTTAAATGCTGCATGCGCAGGTTTTACCTACGGATTACAGCTAGCCGACAGTCTGGTGACCAGTGGAATGTACCGCAAAGTACTGGTAATTGGAGCAGAGACATTATCCAAAATTACGGATTACACAGACCGCACGACTTGTGTACTGTTTGGTGATGGAGCGGGGGCCTTCTTGGTGGAGAGATCATCGGGTGCTGAAGGTGACTTTATGGCAGCCATATCAGGTACACATGGAGAAGGCGGTGTACATCTCTATAAGAGTGGTCTGTCTTCGGAGATGAATGGTGAGCCTTTACAGGGCGAAGGTTGTTTAGTTCAGAATGGGCGAGAGATTTATAAGTGGGCTGTACGGACGATTCCAGAGCAATTGGGTAAACTTATAACGAAAGCTGAATTAAGCCCTGACCAGATTGACTGGTTTGTCCCGCATAGTGCCAACATGAGAATGATTGAAGCTGTTTGCGAACGTGGTCCGGTTCCTTTGGAACGTACTTTAACCAGTGTCGAGTATCGGGGGAACACATCTGCTGCTTCCATTCCGCTTGCTTTACAGCTTGCAGTGGATGAAGGGAAATTGAAAGAAGGACAGAACGTAGCTCTCTTTGGCTTTGGCGGTGGTCTGACGTACGCAGGTCTGGTGCTGAAATGGGGCGTGCCAGACAAGGTTCAGGAATGA
- a CDS encoding NCS2 family permease, whose protein sequence is MDRFFKLKENGTNVRTEIVAGLTTFMTMAYILFVNTLFLGQAGAGMSDNAVFFATAVGAGLMTIIMGLFVNIPIALAPGMGLNAYFMTVVLSSNGAITWQAALGAVFLSGIVFIILTVTKIRQMLLVAVPQSIKMAITVGIGLFITIIGFKLANLVAVTVNVAPDADLSQPIPGSSFNLSLGNFITHHDALLALIGLLLIAILMVMRVKGALLIGIVATTLIGIPMGVTNLSGLSGASWLPNFSDLAVGQLDLKGAISLGLFEIIFIFTFVELFDTFGTMVGTATRMGIMKDKKKGEKTIGKAMLVDAVGVSAGAALGTSTITAYVESASGVEAGGRTGLTSVTTGLLFILALFIAPLALVVPSAATAPALIIVGVLMMSQVRSIEWDDFLQAFPAFLTIVLMPFTGGIANGISAGIVSYVILAVFSNLVTERKVKIHWLMWILALIVVCRYVFIGGE, encoded by the coding sequence ATGGATCGTTTCTTTAAATTAAAAGAAAACGGAACAAACGTTAGAACGGAGATTGTTGCGGGTCTCACTACGTTTATGACAATGGCTTACATTCTTTTTGTAAATACGTTGTTCTTGGGACAAGCCGGTGCAGGGATGTCGGATAATGCAGTATTTTTTGCAACAGCCGTCGGCGCCGGATTAATGACTATTATTATGGGATTGTTCGTGAATATTCCGATCGCACTTGCACCAGGTATGGGGCTGAATGCGTACTTCATGACTGTCGTTCTAAGTTCGAATGGAGCGATTACTTGGCAAGCAGCTCTCGGAGCGGTATTCCTTTCCGGTATCGTGTTCATTATTTTGACCGTGACGAAGATTCGTCAAATGCTGCTTGTTGCAGTTCCACAGTCGATTAAAATGGCCATTACGGTTGGTATCGGTCTCTTTATTACCATTATCGGTTTCAAACTTGCTAATCTCGTGGCTGTAACAGTTAATGTTGCACCAGACGCAGATCTGAGTCAGCCGATTCCAGGTAGCAGTTTTAATCTATCATTGGGTAACTTTATAACACATCATGATGCATTGCTGGCCCTGATTGGTTTGCTCCTTATTGCTATACTGATGGTTATGCGCGTCAAAGGCGCTCTGCTGATCGGGATCGTAGCAACAACGCTGATTGGTATTCCGATGGGCGTTACGAATCTGAGTGGTCTTTCAGGCGCAAGCTGGTTGCCTAATTTCAGTGATCTGGCGGTTGGACAGCTGGATTTGAAAGGTGCCATCAGTCTCGGATTGTTCGAGATCATCTTCATCTTTACCTTCGTTGAATTGTTCGACACGTTTGGTACGATGGTAGGTACTGCAACACGTATGGGGATTATGAAGGATAAGAAAAAAGGCGAGAAAACGATCGGTAAAGCGATGCTCGTCGATGCCGTTGGTGTCAGCGCAGGTGCTGCACTGGGTACAAGTACCATTACAGCATACGTTGAAAGTGCTTCAGGTGTTGAGGCAGGTGGACGTACAGGACTGACTTCGGTAACGACAGGTTTGTTGTTCATTTTGGCCCTGTTTATCGCTCCGCTTGCGCTGGTTGTTCCATCCGCTGCGACGGCTCCGGCATTGATCATCGTGGGTGTCCTTATGATGAGTCAAGTACGCAGCATCGAGTGGGATGATTTCCTGCAAGCTTTCCCCGCGTTCCTTACGATTGTATTGATGCCTTTCACAGGTGGAATCGCAAACGGGATCTCCGCAGGTATCGTATCTTATGTGATTCTGGCGGTGTTCAGTAACTTGGTTACAGAGCGTAAAGTGAAAATTCACTGGCTTATGTGGATCTTGGCGCTCATTGTAGTCTGCCGATACGTATTTATTGGCGGGGAGTAA